agacaaggacggggagcagaatggagcccccataatccaggaggaagcagttaatgacctgctacatcacctggatgctcacaagtctatggggccggatgggatccacctgaaGGTACTGAGGGAtctggtggaggagcttgccaagccactctccatcaccTATCAGtggtcctggttaacaggggaggtcccagacaactggaggcttgtgaatgtgatgcccatctacaagaagggccagaaggaggatccggggaactacaggcctgtcagtctgacctcggtgccggggaagattatggagcggttcatcttgagcatgctcaacaggcatgtgcaggccaactgggggatcaggcccagccagcatgggttcacaaaaggcaggtcctgcttgaccaacctgatctccttctataacctggtgacctgcctggtggatgagggaaaggctgtggacgtcatctacctggacttcagtaaagcctctgacaccatctcccacaacattctccttgggaagctggcagcttccCAAGCTTAGgcaggcatactctttgctgggtaaaaaactggctgggtggccgagtccagagagtagtggtgaatggagttaaatccagttggcgaccggtcacgaGCAgcgttccccagggctcagttttggggccagccttatttaatatctttatcaatgatctggatgaggggattgagtgaaccctcagtaactttgcagatgacaccaagctcaGTGGGAGTGccaatctgctggagggtaggatggccctgcagagggacctggacaggctggaccgatggcccgaggccaactgtatgaggtttaacaaggccaagtgccgggtcctgcactttggtcacaacaacgcaatgcaacgctacaggcttggggaagagtggctggaaagctgcctggccgaaaaggacctgggggtgctggttgacagctggctgaacatgagccagcagtgtgcccaggtggccaagaaggccaacagcatcctggcttgtagcaggaatagtgtggccagcaggagcagggaggtgattgtccccctgtactcggcgctggtgaggccacacctggaatactgtgtccagttttgggcccctcagtacaagaaagacattgaggtgctggagcgtgttcagagaagggcaacgaagctggtgaagggtctggagcacaggccttatgaggagcggctgagggaactggggttgtttagcctggagaagaggaggctgaggggagaccttatcgctctctacagctacctgaaaggaggttgtagtgaggtgggtgttgggctcttctcccacatagctagcgataggacgagaggaaatggcctcaagctgtgccaggggaggtttagattggacattagcaaaaatttcttcacagaaagggtagttaagcattggaacaggctgcccagagaggtggtggagtccccatccctggaagtgttcaaaaaacaggtagacgtggcactttgggacacagtttagtgggcatggtggtattgggttgatggttggactgatgctcttacaggtcctttccaaccttaatgactctattctagttttactttcattaaaaaataatccagccaccaagccaggaaacacaaagttattactctacccttaatcggtttagtggtggacttggtagtgttaggttaatggttggactggatgatcttaaagggcttttccaacctaaacaattctatgatatTCTAATTTATCAGTGTCCAAGTCAGGGTCTTCCAGTAATAACATCAGTACAGGAgagaaaacttcttttaaacGTAGTGCAATAGAGTAACTTTACCTATTTGAGGATCTAGAGGCACTTTACCCAGGAGGGAAACATTTAAGTTCTGGCACATCTTCTCCGCACCTCCAGTGGTTGGGGGAAAGATCTGAGATTCATTCTGGGACAACATGAAAATCAGAGTTAAAGTATTGCAATTCTGAGAACAAGGCATTTTTTGAGCAATGTTTTATGTACAAACAACATCAAGATAAAAAATGCTCTGAGATACAGATAGCCTTACCTTACACTTTGGACATATAAAGCCACTCATATTTTCCACAACACCTATAATTGGCAGTTTCACTTTATGGCAGAAGTTGATCTCTTTCCGAACATCCTGAAGCGATACTTCCTACAAATATTAGGAAACACTACTACTTTACCTGTAATGTTTTGATGCTGAACCCATTAAGTTACATCCTTAGagctattttaaagaaagttcaTAATGAATTATTACTgctctctctgtatttttaagaacGTAAACCTGTGTTACGGGCTCTAGCAACAATTCTATGAGTAGCAACAGAACAGGTACAACAGTTCTAGCCTACTGACTGTGGTTCTGTTTTGAAGTCTGACTTGACTCTAGTGAAGATTCAGCCGTATTGATGTTTCATATGCTATTTTAATCTTATATCTTTAGTTCTTTAAATGtaactttttcacattttcagtttACAGAAAGACCCTTGGTATTCTCAGTAGAGCAGGCAAGGACAAGAACCACCAGGCTTATGCTTGTTATCTCTTTTCAAATTACATCTCAAATAGCTTATCATCCTCTCGGACTTTCTGCATATATGCCTGACCCCATTCAGTTCGCCCgttcccttctctttccctcacCACCTGTCGGATACCACCTTCAGCATTTCACttccattttattctttcagctGTTGTGAAAATACCAGGTGTCTTCTGCTAGTTTGATCTCCTGTTCCTTTCCAAACCAGTCTTTAAAACTTACATTTGAATTTGGTGTATTTTGAATTTGGTATATTTTGAATTTGGTGTATTTTGAATTTGGTGTATTTTGAATTTGGTGTATTTTGAATTTGGTGTATTTTGAATTTGGTGTATTTTGAATTTGGTGTATTTTGAATTTGGTGTATTTTGAATTTGGTGTATTTTGAATTTGGTGTATTTTGAATTTGGTGTATTTTGAATTTGGTGTATTTTGAATTTGGTGTATTTTGAATTTGGTGTATTTTGAATTTGgtgtattttgaatttcagcTCTCTAGgggctgatttttcttttaaaaatgcacatcaCAAAGCCACCTACGGGAGGCAACAGGCTACTTCACGTGGTGTCAAACTGCACATTTTATCACTTAAAAACTACACTTCTTACCGACTTCTGAATGTTAAGCTGTCGGTGAATAAATTACAAATCTGCAATGATGTGAACTCTAATCTCGAAGAAGGAGGCGAAATACTGAATTTCCCTTCACCACACAGCTTTTGATTGTGGACTGCTCAGTGGCTTAGTGACCCACTCAGATCCCCTACTCCAACTGAAACACCCATCTAACTCATAAACCAGCCAGCTGTAGGCACAAAACAAGTCAGTCAACTCTGTCAGACTCTGTGCCATTGTTTCTCTGAAGTAAAGACTCTAAACCAAGGATTGGATTTAACTGCCACAACGCTTCTATCAATGAAAATTAAGTTCTCGTACCTGAGGGGTAGTAATTATAACAGCACCATCTATGTGCGTTGCACTGAGATACTGCACAATAGATAAGTGTTCATCTGATGTTCCCGGTGGTGTATCCACAATCAGGTAGTCGACTTCACCCCAGTCCACGTCACGAAGAAATTGTTTTATCAACCCTAAAAGAAAGGGTAAGCatgtggaagagagaaaaaaaaaaatctccctgcATTTCAAATTTTAGGGTCTACTTCAAATTTCATAGTCTAGGTATGCAGATTCTTCTGCCTTGCCAACTTAAGTATGGAAATGCTTGTTTTGCCAaggcttaaaaaacaaaaaaaaaaccaatacaGCATTTGACCTTCTAACTTCACCAGATGAGTATGTTGaactaaagaaaacaagtaaCCATTCACTCATTTTTCCCCTATAGCTTACTACAGTATGTTTACATTATTCGTTAAACAAGCTCATGATACTAAATCTTTCAAGTATATAAATTGTTGTTGAAAACACTTGATACTTACCATTTTTCTTTGGTCCTCTCCAGATGACAGCATCATCAGGACTACTAAGCAAGAACCCCACGGACATGACACCTAAGTTTTCTTCAACATACTAAAAGAGAAGTTGAAAAACTCAGTAGACCTTACAGAACAGTaaagaaagaatagagaaaCCAACTCTTAAGCCAGATTTTATAGAAAAAACAGTCTGGGTCGGGGGAAggcattaagaaaataaaggcagagAACCTTATGCTTCTCTTTTACCAAAGGGCTTTGAAAACTACAAGTTTTGTGCAGTGCTCACCAACTACCttcacagactgaaaaaaatccagttgtaGGAAGATTTACAGTGGTTTACAGAATCACTGGAGACAGCACAAGGATAAAACCAGCTTTCCCTCTCAGCATCAAACTGTCTTTTTAACAGCGTACACACTAAAGGTCATCTTTAGACAACCAACACTCCTGCAAAACTTTCCCTGCATCTTCTAAAGATTAATGAGGTTTTTCTTGGGTGTAAGATACTTTTTGTCTGTCATTGGAAAGGTGACATATTGTACAGCCGCATGATAaccaaaaataatgaaatgaagtaacttttatttatttcccataGTGTAGTAGGAAAATCAGTAAACAAGAGATacttaaaataatgaaactaTTTTAGAAATGTAGTATTATTATGattaacaaaagaaatttaacaCTCTGACCTCTATATAGCCTATATCCAGATTCTATAGAATCAGTACAAAAAGAATTAACAGAAGTaccccctgctcctccctcactgttttttcacttcagaagaCACTgcccaacccaaacaaacccaacaaacttTCTGAAACAGTTGCACCAACTTACCACCGGAGACCATCCAGATCCACTCTGATGAACCTGAAAATTGAAGCGATACATAAAGTTAgattagaaataaatacagacGCTATATATAACACGAACTTAAGTCAAAAACAGGTAAGCAGATATCCTGTCTGTAGGTACAATACTGCTTTATTGGAGCAGCTGAGTTAAAAACTGCAGAAGGGCCAGATCTCCATTAATAAGTGAATAATAAATGTCCAACCCTTTTGGAAGAAATTTACCCATGACtttatatatttctataaaataGTCTAGGGCTGATAAAGAGCAGCACGTTAACTTTACTGAAATTTTAAGTAGTCATGAATCCATGGCTGATATGCAGCAAATGTTGGTTTGCAGAACTGGTCATCCTGAAAGTAGACAACTCTCTTACTTCTCCATCTCACCTTCTTTACTTCCCTACCCATTGCCACGCAGGCTTCCCAATAAGCAGTCCTTTCAGAAGCTTTAAGTCTACAAAATCCTAAAACGTTAATGAAAAACTGAGCGGGAATCTTTTAACAACCACGTTCGAGCGTTCACTTACCTGTTCTCCTTCTAGACCCATCATTTTCGGGATTGATGGCCCACAGATGTCTATGTCCAGCAGAGCAAcctgggaaacaaacaaaccgACCGACCCACCCACTGGAAACAGGCCTGCACGGGACTGTTTCCAAAGTCTAAACCGTGCGATGAAAACAGTCACGCACTTATAAGCTCAAAGCCTTCAGGAGACGGGGCCCAGGATCAGCGCCGTCGAGGCCCTGCTCGGCTGCCCCAGGAGCGCCGCGGGGCCGGAGAGGGGGGCACTGCCCGCAGGGGCTCGCCGCGGCAGCTCCTCCCGCCCGCGGCTCCGGGACCCCCCGGCGCCGAGCCGCAGcggccggcccgccccgccccgcctaCCTGCTTGGCCTCGTCCGCCGCCAGCCCGTGAGCCAGGAGGGCGCTGAAGGTGCTCTTGCCCACGCCGCCCTTCCCGGAGAGCACCAGGACCGTGTGCTTCACCGAGCCCAGCCGCTCCCGCAGCTCCGCCACCTCCGCTGCGGGGCGACGCCGCCGCGGTcagccgcagcccggccccggccccggccccgccccgcggggccccgccgccgggaaGCCCACCCCCCGCTCACCCGGGTccgggccggcggcgccggCAGCGCAGAGCCTCTGGTTGGGGCATCCCTGGCAGGCGGCGGCCCTGCCCGCCTGGGCGCTGCTGGTCCCCGGGCAGTCTGCAACAGACAACGAGAGCCGGGGCGCGAgtgccgccggcggcggcccgcccgcccgccccgcccggccgcgccgcgcccctcACCCTCCGGCCGCGGCCCGTCCGCCGCCTCCGCCATGGCCGCCGCCGCTGCGTCACCTCCGCCGGGCGCGCGGGAGGCGGGGCTAGGAGAGGGAGCCCCCTGCCGCGCGTGCGTGCGCCGGCCGGTGGCCGCTGCCGCAGGGGGGCGCTGAGCGGCGGCGCGCGGGGTGGGCGAGCAGAGCGGTGCCGTGCGGGCCTGCCCGGGCCTGCCCGGGCccgcgctgcgctgcgctgccctgcgctgccgctgccctgcgctgccgccgccctgcgctgccgccgcccgcctgcCTGAGGCGGCCTGTCCCGGGAGAGACCGGAGAGCGCGAAGGCAGCTGCGCTCCTCTGGCGTGCGGgcgggcagccctgctgccagcgcCGACCTCGGCAACCAGCTGCGCATGCGCAGCTGCGCGCACCCGCAGGCATTTCCGGCGGGCGGCCTGCACGAGGCGCGCCATTGGCGGCAGCCTGCGCTTGGAGCGGCGCTGGAGGGAGGCCGCGGCCGGCGGTGCCGCAGACCCGTTTCGACACCGAGACGCCGGTGTTCGTGGCGGTGCCGCGGGGGCTCGGTGCCGTTCGCCCGGGCCAGCCGCTAGAAGGAGCCGTGCTCAAACAGTTGCGTCGGCTTACTCCATAGCGCAGCATGGGGCCGCTATCAAGGGAAGTGTCACAGATCAACACGCTTtacttctgtgtttcagaaggTTTACACCTAGGAGGTTATGTATCATTTCAGTAAAATCATTGCGTTGCTGTATTTCATAGCAATTTTGAATATATTAATTTCTGTACCTTGCTGGTAGACAATTTCTATTAATTTAATGGGTGCATCCATTTGGAAGATTATTCCGCTTTAACTTGGCGAATCAACTTCAGATAGCTGCTGTATTTGGTAcgtaaaaattaatgaaatgcgttaataataaattaaatttccaaACCAAGGAAGCGTGCGCCAGCCTGTGGTGCAGTCTGGGCCTTTCTACTGGGCACCTTAGCCCAGTCCCCGCTCCCCTTCTGTCTGTCCCATGGCTGTTCCTGAGCATGGCCTTGTCCTCTCTTCCATTCCTAACATCACAGCTGGAGAAGCGAATTACCGATTGCAAACGTCGGTGATTATTCCTGATACTGCTTATCACCCTGGCACAAACTGACAGCGCTCCTGACTAAAACCTGCGTGTGTAAACTGTAAAACTGAATTACCAAAGGAGACCAACTGAGAATCCCCACCAGGGGATACCTTACCAACATCCAGCAAAAGACAATTCCTGCCTCAAAATACTTCCAATCTACATAGAAATGAGCACCAAATCACGGAACCATATTTAATCTTACgaggaggaaaatgtttttccaagaTGTTTAGCAATCTTTTCCACCTTCCCTTCATTTTCCCATTACTTATGTAAAAAGTTCTCACAATACTGTTACGATCAAAACAGCGCAGACTCCCAACCATTGTAGATGCAGCAACAGCCATCTGCATGGCTGTTACACGACTAAAACGTAGGTGTGCGGAAAAAGGCGTTAAGTAGTATAACCACTTTACTTTGGAAAAATGCACACAATACATTCACGCCCTTTCAGtaagttttcagtttttctcctaGAGATGCATCTAAGAGGTATGAGCCTCGAAACAACAGTTCCTCTTGTCATGGCTACCTCCCGTGAGACAGACTGACTGACTCCTGAGGCAGGGCCCATGAATTCTAGTTTAAAAACCACTGACTAACTcaggcttgagagaaaggcaggtTGGGGCGGTGGTTTCGGAGGAACTGCGAGTGAACCAGCATGCTTCCTGCTCACAAAGACTCTTTCTATTGCTTTGACTGAGGGTGCTgtaaaaagagtatttttctgttttgagcaCAGTCAGGAGTCTCAAGTATTCCCATTTCTAACTGATTAGTCCCAAAACTTGATTGTTTTAACATACAAGTGTTTAAATTACTATTTAAGGCAGTCTCACCTTGGAAACACAACATACAGAAAAGACTATCTGGTAATATTTGGAAAGATACCAGCACATCCTGGTGTTAAATCTGtctttttgagagaaaaatactgcaaagttACCTTTTTATGAATGCTCCCCACTTCAACAACTGcaagcttttcagaaagaagactctggggaaaaaaaaaaactacaaaaactTCTGCATAACTGTCCACCTACAAAAAaccctagaaaaaaaaatcttaaaataagtTTAGTTAAGGTATTTGAGGAGTTCAGCCTCTGCTTTTCGGTCATTAATAAATAGGCTAGTGCTCATTTTCCACTTCAAGTATATTTACCTCAGGTAAATGCTCATCACCACTTGATACTTGTACAACTTCTGTACTTACTGCTCTGTAATGATCTATgggaaactaaaaaaaacatTATGTGGAAGTGGATCCAAATGTTTAAGCAAATTTGAATGTCTGGGGTGGGAGAAACTGGCCAGGAAGACGTATCTGAGAAATTCATACTGTACCTTTCCTACGAAAAATTTGGCTCTGTTTTAGACCACAGCTCAGTACAGCACTGTAGGTCTGTGCTTCCTTTCAAACATATGGATTAGATTCACTGATGTCAGCAGGACTTTCCACATTTTAAACTGAAGTACGTattcaagtatttttcttttggggcCAACAGATCATTTCCTGTTCCCAAGGTTATATAGAACGTTCCCCACAAAAAgcaccaaaaaagaaaagtaaacctCTGCCTCAGCACCCCGCTTCGTCCGAGCCAGCAAGCGCTCTTCATGCAGGGGTATCTGGGCAAAAAATAGGCTTTACACAGTGTTTGAGTCAGGTTGAACTCAGCAGTGAGCTCTGCCAGCACTCCTGCATTCTCTCATGCTCAGGAATAACTTTACCCTCCTGGGCAGCTGCTGAGAATTAGTTCTATCAGAGGAAATTGTTTTGTGTGCATGAGCATTTGTAGTATCAATCTTACCCTTTTTATACCCCCCAGTCTGGTACCCGTCCGCTGTGTGTGGCTCCACTGCCCGTACCTCACCTCCCTACAGTTAGCACTTacatttgtatgtattttaaacatcATGAGAAGATAAATTTAACTTACAATgaccatttatttaaaattacctCTACTTTTTTTAGCTGGGGTGTAATGTCATGCTAGCTTTCTGAGACAAGATATGCTGTGATGTaatgcatgtatatatacatatatattttacttCCCCAGGCTGGAATAAAAGGTGAACAAGCTGTTTCATAGGTATATatctggagaagaagaaatgatgGCAATTGTCTTCCATTCAACCTAGAAGAAATCTGTGCTGATTTAAGTACTCTTAGGATAGTGCAATATAGTACCTACttacaaataattatttatgtTCAAAATTCTTGGCACAGAAAGAAGATGGGTCACAATGCAATTTTAGAGCACTGgatttcagaaacagtttttttGCCAAACCAGAGAGGCCAGaaggctgaaaggaaaaattagaaaagtaaGTTATCTGAGAAGTTACTCAACATTTTGAACTGGGGAAAAACCATCATCAGAGGAAGGTCTCTCCCATCTTTTGTACTTTTTATGGAAGATGAATACAGTTGAGGGGAAGAGCAAAGCCCAAGATAGTTATACTTTTTTGTTGTCCATTTGGACCAAACCATCTGCAGAGATTGCTAGACAATCATTAGAGATGACTCCCGGTCTGTGTTTCAGTTCAGAAGGCTCGACTCCATTACTGCATTTCCCTGCAGCCACTAACTGATATATGTGAACcagtctgaaataaaacttttactTCGTTTTGCTCAAGGTAAGCTCACTGAAGGTAAACATACAGGTCCATCCCAAGTAACCCGTCAGCAAATCCCTCTGCACTATAACCAAATAGTCTCATATTGTGTCTAAACCTGTGGGTCCCAACACGCACAGCGCTGCTCTGTGGGGGAAAGCACTGCTTCTTTGTGGGAAAAACAACGTGCCCTAGGACAGGAGGTACGAACGGAGGCACCCTGGAGCGCCGGAACCCTGGCGGGTTTCAGTCTGGTGGCGGGGTGGAACAGCCCTCGGAACTCTGTGACACCTCTGCTGTGTCACAAGGCACCGCGCAGCCCCAGGAAGGGTGGCAGAGGCCCTGGGGCTGCTCAGAGCGGCTGCAGATGCTGGACAGCCCGAGGGCGGCTGCCTGAGCCCAGGGCAAGATGGAGTTTCTGGGGACCACGCAGCTAGCCAGTTACTGTGGCACAAAGAAGAGCTGCCTGTTCCCAGACATAGctcccaccagcaccaccaagGACACCTATCAGCCCTACTACCTACCAGGCTACCGCTACCTCAGCTCCTGGAGGCCCAGTCCGCTTCACAAAGTGGTTCCGGTCCCTCCCAGCtctgaaaagcaatttaatCCCACTGGGCGGCCGCCCACTATTCTGCCCGCATCACGCTCTACCCTACATGCCCGCTACAGCACTCGTGACTGGCACCATGCGAACATGGTTCAACTAAAAGGCTCTGAAGCCTCCAGGTACTGTGCTGGTAGACTGAACACTGATTCAATGAGACTGATGCAAGATAAGGATCAACTGACTTATCAGATGCAAGAAGACAGTAGAAGAAACCTGGGACAGAGGATCTCTAACATTGATTTCTGGAGATGTGAGCTCAGCTATGAGCTAGAATGTCTGCTGAAAGAGACCCAAGccttggaaaaagcaaagcagcggCTCAAATGTGCTGCAGATGAAATGCAAGGACCACTGAAGGTACGTTTGACATAGCTAGTTATTTCATGACTGTACTGCGGAATGGGTGAAGAAAATGGCTTTCTCTCTGTTGAATACTAGTGAGACCAGCAAGATCAAGACATCTTGCTGAAACATGACCTTCAGTAAGAAGGAAACCTGGCCAAAGACCACAAAGGAACCTATCAAGGCATTTCTATgccctcttttccttcctttctgcttgaGGCTCCAGGAGGCTGAGTCTCCCTCAGGCACTGGGCGGTCAGCTCAGTACACTACAGGAGAGCTGAAGATGGCCCTCTAAGCTGCAATATCCTGATATTCTTATCTAGCTCTGAATTTTATGCTATTGCTTggtgaaaataatattttcacttAGGAGGGCATATAATTTGTGCTACATTTTGAACTCCTCCAGAATCTTAAAGGCAAATTAATTGCAATAGAAAAAGCCACAGTAATATAAGAGTCAATGAATGATGCTAGCAAAAActcaaaacacacaaaaactaGAGTAAAACTTCTCTGATAAACATCTGGAGTATTGCTGACGGAAGCTACGTCTATCAGAAATGTTTCTAGGCAAGTGCAATAGAAAACCAAAATTCAGTATTCAGTAATGACATTTTTAGTTGTCTGTATCCATACTGATTCAGAGTGGCAGGCTGAGGATGCTTTCTATTCAGGGAACATTCTCTGCTGAAAGGCTTTGTGCCAGCTaatgctgtttcatttttttagtaTGGTTCTAAACAAGTAGATGAGACATTAACAGTAAAGTTAACCTGCTGGGGCAGGTTAACTGAATTCCCTATTCAATGAATGCAGTCATTCTCTTGTATGGGTATGAAACTTCCAAACGTTGGCATTGGGTAAGGGAGGATTGAGGGGAGATGAGATTAAAGGATTTTGCTATGGATGAGTATAGAACACCACAGGTGTTTTAATCCACACAATTTACAACAAAGCTTGGGCATGTTGAGATAGGCCTTGCTGCACATTAATAAGCAGCTAATCAAATGGCAGCTATGGTGGCGGCTAATCCTTAAAAGTATGTATTAACAGGTAAGTAGGAATGAGCCACTAAGATGGATCAGTACGGCGCAATGAAGCCACCTCCGTTTGTGTTCCACCCTCAATAGGTGGTCATTACTTGACATGTCAGCTCAGTGGCCCCTTCAGCAAGGTTCAAGGTTTCACTCCACAATGCAGTACTGAGCCTATTGCAAATGTTCCTTGGTTTGCTTGCAGATAGCCCTAGAATGCTTGTACCACCGTGAGAATCGGCAGGGTATAGACTTAGTTCATGATGATGTGGAAAAGAACCTCATAAAGGTAAgatcagtttatttttcaaactgtggAAATAACTAAAATCCAACTAAATACTTACATGGGTAAACACATTgcaataatttcttcctttcatccATCTGGAAGACTGAGGggatggaaagaggaagaaattacGTAAAACTATGTATACTGGGGACGGTTAATGTTCTATTCTTCCTTCCTGAAGCAAAAGGAATAGCCTAGCATCCTTGTGAGGTCTTGTCCAGTTCTATCTTCCCTGATCCTATAAACCAAGGTGGAAACATTTCTCAAGATTGTTTTCTGGGCCATGGTCTATAAAATCTCAGAAGTTCTTAGGGCTTACAATATAATATGCTGGTTTACTGTCTTACTATATACATACAGTGTtattgaacaaaaaaattagatggAGAGTAGCGATTGctaaatcttttaaataaaaaacgTCAAATAACATTTTACTAACATACTTGAAAGAAGTTATATTGGATgtgtatgaaaacaaaaataccaggAAAGAATGCTGAGTAATTccaattcagtattttaaaaataatgttttagaatcatagaatggtttgggttggaagggaccttaaagatcatctagttccaacccccctgccatgggcagggacaccttccacaagaccaggttgctcaaagcaccacccaacct
This sequence is a window from Pelecanus crispus isolate bPelCri1 chromosome 11, bPelCri1.pri, whole genome shotgun sequence. Protein-coding genes within it:
- the NUBP1 gene encoding cytosolic Fe-S cluster assembly factor NUBP1 isoform X2 — its product is MAEAADGPRPEDCPGTSSAQAGRAAACQGCPNQRLCAAGAAGPDPAEVAELRERLGSVKHTVLVLSGKGGVGKSTFSALLAHGLAADEAKQVALLDIDICGPSIPKMMGLEGEQVHQSGSGWSPVYVEENLGVMSVGFLLSSPDDAVIWRGPKKNGLIKQFLRDVDWGEVDYLIVDTPPGTSDEHLSIVQYLSATHIDGAVIITTPQEVSLQDVRKEINFCHKVKLPIIGVVENMSGFICPKCKNESQIFPPTTGGAEKMCQNLNVSLLGKVPLDPQIGKSCDKGQSFLSEAPESPATLSYRNIIQRIQEYCDKHHFQEEKII
- the NUBP1 gene encoding cytosolic Fe-S cluster assembly factor NUBP1 isoform X1, whose product is MAEAADGPRPEDCPGTSSAQAGRAAACQGCPNQRLCAAGAAGPDPAEVAELRERLGSVKHTVLVLSGKGGVGKSTFSALLAHGLAADEAKQVALLDIDICGPSIPKMMGLEGEQVHQSGSGWSPVYVEENLGVMSVGFLLSSPDDAVIWRGPKKNGLIKQFLRDVDWGEVDYLIVDTPPGTSDEHLSIVQYLSATHIDGAVIITTPQEVSLQDVRKEINFCHKVKLPIIGVVENMSGFICPKCKNESQIFPPTTGGAEKMCQNLNVSLLGKVPLDPQIGKSCDKGQSFLSEAPESPATLSYRNIIQSTICIWCHSTRNLSMKLVFEDTHLQDLI